CGGTGATGACCGTTATCTCGATGCGCCGCTACAGGACGAACTGATCGATGAGCTGCTGCGTGTTCAACACTGGCACTTTGTATTGCCGACCAGTCCAGCCCTGGTTGTACTCGACACCCGCACCCGACGCTGGCGCAGCGAAATGGCGCTCAAGCAACCTTCCGGTCTGCTCGACTGGGAAGCCTTGAGCGAGCTGCAACAGGAACTGCTCGATCATCCGTCGGCAATCATCGTCTCACCGGCACCGATCTTTGGTGTAAAGCTGATCGAAACGGTGCAGAGGGTATTCAGCTGGTGCGGTTATCCGCTGCTGGTGGACGCTGAAAACTGGATGGCCCATCGGGGTGCTGCGCAGGTGATCCTGAATATATTCCGACACACACGTACACCGGGAAATTACGTGGTGTTGTCAGGGGATGTGCATTATTCCTTCGTCTACGAAGTGCTTATCCGACACCGTAAGGCCGGCCCGAGAATCTGGCAGATCACCAGCAGCGGTATCAAGAACGAGTTCCCGAAAACCTTGCTGGAATGGTTCGACCGCCTGAACCGCTGGCTCTACTCACCCCGCTCGCCGCTGAACTGGCTGACCAAACGCCGGCGCATGCGTATCGTGCCGTACGTTCCTGAGCATGCCGAAGCAGGTGAACGTCTGTGGAACTCGGCGGGGATTGGTCAGGTGTTTTTCAACGAACAAGGGCAGCCACAGGACATCATTCAGCACAACTCGAATGGCGCGCCAAAGACCCGAATGCTGGCACCTGATCTGACGGATTATCCTGATTAGGATTGCGACAGTTTCCGACAGGAGATTGCCCAGATGAAAAAAGTGGCTACCGAAAATAATCGGCAGCCACTTCAGACCAAGTCGCGACAGTCACGTTGCCTCAAGTATCCGTCCCATCCCCCTGACAATCATCCCCACCTCCCGCTCATCAATCGTCAGCGGTGGCAGCAACCGTATGGTTTTGCCCCGGGTGATGTTGATCAGCAGTCCATGATCCCGCGCAGCAATCAGTGTCAGGTCGCGAATCGGCTGTTTCAGTTCGATGCCGACCATTAACCCTTGCCCACGAATTGCCAGCACATTCGAATTGCCCGCCAGTTCCGCGTGCAAGCGACTGAGCAAGCGCTCACCTTGAATCCGCGCATTTTCCAGCAGGTCTTGCTCTTCGATAATATCGAGTACGGTGCAGCCAACCCGGCAGACCAGCGGATTACCGCCAAACGTGCTGCCGTGACTGCCAGGGGTAAACAGCTCCGCCGCCCTGCCCCGGGCCACGCAGGCACCAATCGGTACACCGTTACCCAGGCCCTTGGCGAGGGTCATGACATCTGGAACGATGTCTTCATGCTGGAACGCAAACCAGCGGCCGGTCCGGCCGATGCCGGTCTGGATTTCGTCGAGCATCAGCAGCCAGGCGTGACGGTTGCAGAGTTCGCGCAGGGCTTTCAAGTAACCCGGCGGCGCCATTTGAACGCCGCTTTCGCCCTGGATCGGCTCGACCAGAATCGCCACGATCCGCTCGCCATGTTGCTGGTGCACCTGCTCCAGTGCCTCAAGATCACCAAACGGCACTTTGACGAAATCACCCGGTAGATCGTTGAAACCCAGACGTACCGCCGGGCCATCGCTGGCTGACAAGGTGCCAAGAGTACGGCCATGAAACGCATTGGCCATGACCACCACCAGCGGCTGCTCGATCCCTTTGCGCCAGCCATGCAGACGCGCCAGTTTCAGCGCGGTTTCGTTGGCCTCGGCGCCAGAGTTGTTGAAGAACGCCCGCTCCATTCCCGACAACTGCGTCAGTTTCAACGCAAGTTGCTGCTGCCAGTCGATGCTGTAGAGGTTGGAGGTGTGCAGCAGCAATCCAGCCTGTTCGCTGATTGCCGAGACAATCCGGGGGTGCGAGTGCCCGACATTGGTCACCGCCACGCCCGCGACTGCATCGAGGTACTCGCGACCGGCCTGATCCCACAGACGGGTGCCCAGGCCTTTGGTGAAACTCAAGGCCAGCGGTTGGTACGTGTTCATCAGGGCGGCGGTCATGACTTCAAACTCCAGTGAAGGTCGGTGTGTTTGCAGTATGGTTAGCCACCAGAGCTGGATAAACTCAGAAAAACTTCAATCATTTAGAAGCAGGGCTTGATAATGGATCTGTTCCAGTCGATGAGCGTCTACGTCAAAGTCGTGGAAGCCGGCAGCATGACCAAGGCCGCCCTGCAGTGCGAAATGTCCACGACCATGGTCGGCAATCACCTTCGCGCACTGGAGCAGCGACTCGGCGTACAACTGCTGCAACGCACGACCCGGCGTCAACGGCTGACCGAATTCGGTACGGTCTACTACCAGCGTTGCCTGGAAGTACTGGGGCTCGTGCAAGACTCCGAACGTCTCGCCGAACAAACCATGGATGAGCCCCGTGGCCTCCTGCGCATCACCGCGCCGCTGACCTTTGGCGTCGAACGCCTGGCTCCCGCGCTGAGCGAATTTTCCCTGCAATACCCGCAGGTAAAAATGGATGTGGTCTTGACCAACCGCCGACCGGATCTGATGGAAAGTGGTCTTGATGTGGCGTTCCGACTGGGGCATTTCGAGCAGTCGAATCTGATTGCCCGGCCATTGATCGACTACACCCTGACCGTCTGCGCCTCCCCGGAATACGTCGCCCGGCGCGGCATGCCCCTTACGCCTGAAGACTTGCAACAGCACGATTGCCTGTCGTTCGCCTACCCCGCCGGCGATGACTGGCAATCGGTAGAAAAGCGCTGGCGCCTGAGTGGTCCGGAGGGTGAAATCATGATCGACGTCAGCGGGCCGATGCTGATGAACACGTCCGCCGGTTTGCATCAGGCTGCCCGCACCGGCATGGGCATCGTGATGTTGCCGGACGCACTGGTGGAACAGGATCTGCGCGACGGCAAACTGGTCACGGTGATTCCCGATTACCAACCACCGAGCCGCCCATTGCACCTGCTGTATGCTCAGGATCGCTATCGACTGCCGAAGCTTCGACGCTTTGTTGAGTTTGCGATGCGGACCTGGGGGAAAAGCTGACTACGCTGGCATCAACCAAGCTTCTGCGGTAAATCGAAATCACCCGGTCAGCAAGGACTCGATCACCCAATGAAAAACGATCTGACGGTACGCGATCTACTACCCGCCGAAACGGAATCGGTGAGGTTGTTTCTCGGGCAGCATGGCTGGGCGCATCGAGTCGGATCCCCGGAGCATTTTGCACAGTTGATTCAAAACTCGCAGCGGACGGCCGTTGCGCTGTCGGGCGAACAGGTTATCGGCTTTGCCCGTGGCATTACTGATGGTTTGTCCAATGGCTACCTGTCGATGGTAGTCGTCGATGTACAGCACCAACGCAAAGGCGTGGGCCGGGCACTGGTCGAACATGTGATGGGCGACAACCCCGACATCACCTGGGTACTTCGCGCCGGGCGCGTAGGAGCCGAAGCATTTTTTACTCGCCTGGGGTTTGAAACCTCAGTGATCGCGATGGAACGCCCGCGCCTGAAATAACCAGCTCGATGGCCAACAAAATACCGAACTTTCATGTTCTGTACTTAAACACTCAGCAAATTTGAATGCCATTCCGAGAGGTGCGTAGGAACCGTCTAGACCGGCACTCTCAGCGTTCACGACTACATTGGGCTTGATATAATCCGCCGACTTTCTGAAAGCACGGACACATTCTAGGCCCTTCATGACCTTCAGCTCCCCAAAATTCTTCCTGATCTACCTTCCCATTGTCTTTTTTGTGTACTTTTTCCTAAATCGCAAACGACTGATCACGGCTGGAAAAATCTGGCTCGTCATTGCCAGCCTGATCTTTTATGGGCACTGGAGCGTCGCGTATATTCCTTTGCTCGGGCTCTCCATTGGTTTCAATTTCATTGTGGGAAAAACCCTTGCGACCCCCACCCGACCTGTGATGTCTTGCCTATCTAAAAAGGCCATTCTCGTTATTGGGATCGTCACTAATCTGGCCTTGCTTGGATACTTCAAATACGCCAATTTCCTTGTCGACAACATAAACTCGGCACTTGGCACAGACCTGTTTTTTGTCCAGGTCGTTCTGCCCTTGGGCATCAGCTTCTACACTTTTACGCAAATCGCCTTTCTGGTGGATTGCTACAAGAACCTCGCGAAAGAGTACAGCTTCGTAAACTATGCGTTGTTTGTAACGTTCTTTCCTCACCTGATCGCCGGGCCGATTCTTCACCATAAAGAAATGATGAGCCAGTTTCAGTCGCGCTGGACGCTCGCCATTCGCCACAGAAACATAGTCATGGGTCTGTTTATTTTCAGCATCGGTCTCTTCAAGAAAGTCGTGCTTGCCGATACGTTCGCCATTTGGGCGGATGCCGGCTTCGCACAAGGTGCCAGCCATGATTTTTTCAGCGCCTGGGCGACCAGCCTTTCCTACACCTTTCAACTCTATTTTGACTTCAGCGGTTATTGCGACATGGCAATAGGTGCAGCGCTGTTGTTCAACATCTGGCTGCCAGTCAACTTCAACTCACCTTACAAGTCGCTGGACATCCAGGACTTCTGGCGACGTTGGCACATGACGCTGAGCCGCTATCTTCGTGATTACCTATACATTCCGCTGGGCGGTAACAGAGGGGGACGACAGCGTTTGTATTTCAATTTGATGATTACTTTCGTTCTCGGTGGGCTGTGGCATGGCGCGAGCTGGATGTTCATCATTTGGGGAGCATTACACGGCGGCGCAATAGTCACGCATCGGATCTGGAAACAATGCGGCATGTCGCTGCCCGATCCAGTCGCATGGTTTCTTACCTTCATGTTTGTGAACATCACATGGGTATTCTTCAGAGCAGATACCGTTGCGGATGCCCTGCGCATACTTCGTGGGCTGGTAGATTTCGACTCAATCCATCAGCTCGCCGTCAATACCGTGCCGACTGCCAATCTTGCATGGGGAGGCACGTTTTCAGATCGTTTGCTAGAGATCCTTCCCGCAGGCCTGGTCGCCAACCTTGCACCAACGTTGATGATCGCGATCGCCCTGCTGATCATTCGCCAGAAGAATGCTTTCGAACTCACCGTTCGCACCGACTTCGGGCATGCGAAGGCACTCGCAATGTCCACGCTGTTTAGCCTTGCGCTGTACACCGGTGTGCAAAGCAAAAGCCCTGTTTTCCTCTACTTCAACTTCTGATGGTGCCGCCCATGAAAAAAAAATTGTATGCGGCACTCACTCTGACAGTGCTGATCATGTGCGTTGTACCGGCGATCAATCTTAATCAGGTGTTCACGGCACAGAGCAACGTGAAATGGTGGAAATCAAAGGTGTTGTACAACATGGATTTATTTCATGCTGTCATCAGCGAATGGATCTACCCCATCGGGCTGTCCATCAGTCCGGGGAAAGTCATCATCGGCAAGGATGGCTGGCTGTTTCTCGGTGACGACTACGCCAATACGATTTCATCGAAACGAATGGGTATGAACCAGGAGGATACTCGGACAGTCGAGAAAGTCGCCCAGTCCGTAGAGGCCTGGAATCAATGGCTGAGAAGCAAAGGCGTGGTCGCTTTTCGCATTGTCGTAGGCCCGGACAAAGACTCCGTCTATCCGGAACACCTCCCGGACTGGTCGTCGCACGCCTCCACCAGGCCAACCGATGTGCTGCTGCGTCAGGTGCGAGATGATCTTTATGTCGACCCGACAAATGCGTTGCTCAAAGCCAAAGAACAATCCCCCCATCCGCTCTACTACAAGACCGATACACACTGGAACAACGCAGGTGCATGGATCGCTTTCGATGAGTTGCGCAAAAGCCTTTCGAAAAGCCAGGCTCGGTTGATATGGCCACAGGCTCGGGAACCCTTGATTCTGAAAACTCACGAGCGTACTGGCGGTGACCTGGCCCAGTTTCTGAGAATTCAGGCGTCGCTGACCGACACTGAAGCAGTGCTCAATTTCAACGATGAATACGCACTACCGGTAGAACACCAAGACTTCAACTCCGGTGAAATCACATTCGCGGGTCAAAACATCGGTATCGCGTCTCCGGCGTCACCTCTTTTGGTCAAATCGGCACAAGCCTTGAATCCGAAAAAAGTACTTTGGTTACGTGATTCGTTTGGCATGTCAATGTCTCCCTTGATGTCAGCCACCTTCACCGAAACATTGCATGTGTATTACTTGCCACTCAAACCTGAGGGGCTCGTCTCACTCATTGAACGATTCCAACCGGACTATGTGTTCATCACGAGTGTCGAGCGAGATATTCGCAGCGACTTTTTCCAATCGGGCCCACCCATCGCCGAAGTTGAAGCCGCAGTGATCAATTAGCCAAACAGGCAGGTGCTTTTGCCTTGAGTTCGATAACGACTATGCTCGTTTATCTCTTTCCAGCATGGATGCTGCACGATGCTCACGATTCTGCAAAACACCCCGATACGGGCTTACGTGATTTTTCTGCTTGTGGTTTATTTCGGGATCAAGGCGTTCTCTCCCCGTCGTGAAAGTCGTCTCTCGATGCTCATAACACCACCGGCATTTTTGGCGTGGTCGTTGTATTCCGTGAACTTGACGATTGACCCGGCCCTGTTCCTTAGCAGCTGGTTCGGCGCGCTGTTGCTGGGTGGTCTCTCGGCCTGGCTGGTTTTCTCACGTAAGGGCGTGGCACTCGACGACTCCGCGACGGGGCTGATCATGCCGGGTACCGTGAAAATCCTGATCATGTTCCTGATGTTTTTTTTCGCAAACTATTACTTCGGGTATCAGGATGCCGTAAATCCGGAGCTTGCCGCGTCCGCCGACATGCTGCTGCTCAAGTCCACGGTGTCGGGTTTCATGTGCGGCCTGATCAGTACCCGCTCGCTGAAACTCTACTGGACACTGCGAGCCCTCGCCGCCCGACAGTCGCCAGTGACCGCACAATAACCATTGGACAACCGGTGATCACGACCCGCTTTTCACCAGCACCGGCTTCTCCTGATAACGCTGGGCAAACAGCTGCTTCAACTGCGCCACTTTCGGCATGTCATTGATCACGATGTATGGATAGCTCGGGTGTTCGGTCAGGAAGTCCTGGTGATAGTCCTCTGCCGGGTAAAAACCGTTGTAGGTTTCCAGTTTGGTCACGATGGGTTTGCTGTAGGCATGCGCCGCATCAAGCTGGGCGATATAGGCCTGTGCAACGCGTTGCTGATCAGGATTGACCGGGAACAGCGCCGAGCGATATTGGGTGCCGCTGTCCGGGCCTTGGCGGTTGAGTTCAGTCGGGTTGTGGGCCACCGAGAAGTAGATCTGCAACAGGCTGCCGTAGCTGACCTGAGTGGGATCAAAGGTGACTTGCACCGACTCGGCATGCCCTGTGTCACCCTCGCTGACACGTTCGTATTCCGCCGTGTTGGCCGCGCCGCCGGCGTAACCGGAAACGGCTTTCTGCACACCTTTGACGTGCTGAAAAACACCCTGCACACCCCAGAAACATCCACCGGCAAACACTGCGGTTTCACTGTGCGCCTGAGTGTTTTCATCGAGTGCCGGCGGCGGAATGACCACGCCCTCCTCGGCCCCGAAGGAAAACGCCGAGCACTGCGCGACAACCCCAGCCGTCGCGACGCCCAGCAGCAGACGACGCCAGATAGTTTGAGCTTTCATGTTCTGTACTCCTGATCAGCCGAAGGTAAAGGCGTAGGCCGACACGCCCGGATCGAGAAACTCGATGCTGAAGGTGCGGTCTTTCACGTCAGCGGTCTGCCGTACCAATTGATACAAGCGTTGTTCAGTCACGCGACCGCTGCCGTCAGGCGCCACGTCGACACCATGGGCATCGCCCGGTGCCTGACCATCGATCATCACTTTGAAGCGCACCGGTTTACCGTCCGCCCCAGGGCCCAGCACCAAGTGCAGGTCACGGGCGTGAAAGCGATAAACGATACGACTGGCCGGCGCACTGGCCGTGGCGCGTTCGGCACCGACCGCCCATTGGCCGCCGAGGCTCCAGTCATTCAGGGCAAGATTTGCAGGTGTCTTGTAGGCCGCGTCCTTGTCAGGCACCAGGCTGGTTTCCGGTACGAAATGTTCCGCACGCTGGTAGCCGACGTAAGTTTCCGGTGACAGCACCTGGTTCATGTCCGGCGCGAGTTGTACGCCTTGAGCGTCTGCGTTGATCAGACCATCAGCCACGGTTTTCGCACCGGCCTCACGCAACAGTTGCTGGATGACTCGTTCCGACTCGGCGTAGTCCCCTTCGCCAAAATGGTGGTAACGAATGCGCCCCTGAGCGTCGGCAAAGTAATGCGCCGGCCAGTATTCATTGTTGAAAGCGCGCCAGATCTTGTAGTCGTTATCGATGGCCACCGGGTAGTTGATGCCCAGTTCCTTCATGGCTTTGGTGACGTTGCCTACATCACGCTCGAAAGCGAATTCCGGCGCATGCACACCAATCACCACCAGCCCCTGATCGCGATACTTCTCGGCCCAGGCTTTGACGTAAGGCAGGGTGCGCAGGCAGTTGATGCAGGAGTAAGTCCAAAAATCCACCAGCACCACTTTGCCTTTGAGTGCCTGCGCGTCCAGCGGCGCCGAGTTGAGCCACTGCACCGCGCCATCAAGCGCCGGCAACTGGCCCTCGACCGGCAACGAACCCGGTGCCTTGGCGGCCATTTTCATCGCGCCGCCCGCCGCCATCATGCTGCCGTTTGCCGCGTCATCCGCTGCGGGAACCTGCGCCATCATCGTGCCGTTGCCCTGAGGGGATTTGCCCGAAAGCTTGCCGACCAATGCCTGTTCCAGCCCACCGGTGGAGGCGGTCGAAAACCGCGCCAGAATCCCGGTATCGAGGCCCAGCGCAATGGCGGCCACACCGGCCAGCATCGCGGCCCCGAGCCCGCGCCGGATCCACTCACCAGTCCCGATCGAACGCTTCATCACCGCAAAGACCTTACCGCCCAGCAGCAACGCCGCAGCGAGCGAAGTCGCGGCGCCCGCCGCATAGGCGAGCAACAACAGCGTGGTGGCGATGCTTGCACCTTGCAGCGCGGCACCGGTCAGAATCAGCCCGAGGATTGGCCCGGCACAAGGCGCCCACAGCAGCCCCGTGGCGACGCCGATCAGAAACGAAGCGCCGGGACGCGGACGATTGTCCTGACCGGCGGCCTCCGACAAGCGACTGCCGGCGGACACCAGCGGCCGGGTCAGACGCTCGGCCAGATGCGGCAGCAACAGCGTCAGCCCGAACAGTGCAACGAACAGCAACGCGAGCCAGCGACCGTACTGATTGACTTGCACCACCCAACCGCCGCCCACCGCCGCCAACGAGGCGATGAGCGCGAAGGTCAGCGCCATCCCCGCCAACAGCGGCAAGCCACTTTTGATAAACGGCTGCCCGGTGCGAGCGAAGACAAAAGGCAGAACCGGCAGGATGCACGGACTGACAATCGTCAGCACACCACCGAGATAAGCGAGAACCAAGAGCCACATAGTATCGTCCTGTTGTAAGTGAAGATCGCCGGCGGGCCACGATTCAGGCCGCCACGGGTTTGAAGGTCATCGCCAGGCCGTTCATGCAGTAGCGAAGGCCGGTGGGTTTGGGCCCGTCGTCGAAAACATGGCCGAGGTGACCGCCGCAGCGCCGACAGTGAACTTCCTCTCGCGTCATGCCGAAAGAACGGTCCTGACGTATGGCCACGGCGTGTTCCAGCGGTGCCCAGAAACTCGGCCAACCGGTACGGCTGTCGAACTTGGTATCCGACGAAAACAACGCCAGGTCGCAGCCAGCACAGGCAAACGCACCCGTCCGGTGCTCGTTGTTCAGCGGGCTGCTGTAGGCGCGCTCCGTGCCCTCTTTGCGCAGCACGTCGAATTGCTCGTCGGTGAGCAACGCATGCCATTCACTGTCGCTGTGGGTCACTTCAAAAATCTCGTCGGCATGTGCCTCACCGACCAGCGCAGAGCCCGTGGATAACTTTGGCAATACACCGGCCAGAAGGGCTGCAAGCCCCAGCCCGCCGCCGGTTGCCAGAATCTGTCGCCGTGAAAACATGGCCGTCTCCCAAAATTCCAGATGCCTGTCGTGGAACACAGCCTAGGCTTGGGTTGATCGCCAAATCCTCACGGGAAGTTAAACAATTCGTGATAACTCGCCCCGAGGAAAACCCGCACAATGCGTTCATCGCGCCGAAGGATTGAGCTTCATGGAACAGACCAAACGCGTCCTGGTGGTCGAGGACGACCTGCACATTGCCGACCTCATTTGCCTGCATTTGCGGGACGAACAATTCGAGGTAGTACACAGCGCCGACGGCGACGAAGGCATGCGCCTGCTGCAGCAAGGTCACTGGGATGCGCTCATCCTCGACCTCATGCTGCCTGGCGTCGACGGACTTGAAATCTGCCGCCGCGCCCGGGCCATGGCCCGCTACACACCGATCATCATCACCAGTGCCCGTTCCAGCGAACTGCACCGCATTCTCGGCCTCGAACTGGGCGCCGACGATTACCTAGCCAAACCGTTTTCGATGCTTGAACTGGTGGCTCGGGTCAAAGCGCTGCTGCGCCGCGTGGATGCCATGGCCCGCAACCTGAAGATGGACGCCGGCAGCCTGAGCCTCGATGGTTTGAGCATCGACCCGATCACCCGTGACGTCACCCTCAATGGCCAGCGCCTGGACCTCACTCCACGGGAATTCGATCTGCTGTATTTCTTCGCCCGTCAGCCGGGCAAGGTGTTCTCGCGCATGGATCTGCTCAACGCGGTCTGGGGCTACAGCCACGAAGGTTACGAACACACGGTCAACACCCACATCAATCGCCTGCGGGCGAAAATCGAGGCCGATCCGGCACAACCGGTGCGCATCCTCACGGTGTGGGGTCGCGGCTATAAATTCGGCACGAGCGCAGAGCAACCATGAAACTGACCCTGACGCAGCGCCTGTCCCTGGTGTTTGCCGTGCTGTTGCTGGCGTGCTGCGGCACGTCGGCCTGGTTGCAGGTACGCTCCAGCCAGATGCATGAGCTGGAAGTGGTGCAAGGATTGTCCCGGGATCTGGCGCAACACATCGCCCACGACACGGTGCTGATGGACAGCAACGGACTGATGCCCGGTGCGGTGCGCGAGTTGTTCAGCCAGTTGATGCTGGTCAACCCAAGTGTCGAGGTGTACCTGCTCGACACCGAGGGCCGGATCGTCGGTAACGCGGCACCGGAAGGACGCCTGCGTCGGCAGACTGTCGATCTCGCGCCGATTCGACGATTGCTCAACGATCAACCGTTGCCGATCCTCGGCGACGACCCACGCAGCGTCGATGGGCGCAAGGTCTTCAGCGCCGCGCCGTTGCAGGTCAACGGCAAGGCGGCCGGTTACCTTTACGTGGTCCTGCTCAGCGAAGCGCACGACCGATTCGCCGAACGCGGCGCCACCAGCGCGGCGCTCAACACGGCGTTGCTGTCCATCGGGCTCGTGGCATTCCTGTGCCTGATTGCCGGTTTGACCGCGTTTAATCTGATCACCCGGCCGCTGCGACGATTGACCGAAACCGTGGGCCAATTCGACATCGACGGCGCACCGCAAACACTGCCCGCCGCGCCGACACCTGTGGACAAGTTCGCTGACCCGGATGAAATCGCCGTACTCGACGCAGCGTTCCGGCAAATGCAAAACCGCCTCGGTGAACAATGGCGCTCACTGACCCGCCAGGATCAGGAGCGTCGGGAACTGGTGGCGAACATTTCCCATGACCTGCGCACACCGTTGGCCTCGCTGCATGGTTACCTTGAGACGCTGTCACTCAAGGACGCCACCCTGTCCCCCGAAGAACGCCGTCGCTATCTGGGGATTGCCCTGGATCAGAGCCGCAAGGTTGGCGGGCTCGCGCAATCGTTGCTGGAGCTGGTGCGCCTGGAACATGGCTTCGTTCAGCCTGTGCTGGAAAAGTTTTCCCTGACCGATCTGGTACAGGACATCTTCCAGAAATTCGAACTGGGCGCCGAGGCCCGAAATGTTGTACTCAAGGCCAGCTTCAGTACCAACCTGCCAACCGTTTGCGCTGACCTCGGGCTGATCGAACGGGTGCTGACCAACCTGTTCGATAACGCCTTGCGCCATACGCCGCCGGGTGGCGAAATCGAACTCGGTCTGAAACCCCAGGGCCCGCTGGTTGAAATCACCGTCAGCGATACCGGCCCCGGCATCGCCGCCGAGTTGCGCGAGGGTTTATTCCTGCGCCCCTTCAATATAGGTGGCGCGCGACGCGATGGCGGGCTGGGCCTGCGGATCGTGCACCGGATCCTGCAACTGCACGGGCGCGAAATCCAGTTGCTCGATGTCGCAGGACGGGGCGCAACCTTTCGCTTCTCGCTTCCAGTGGATCAACAGAACGCCGAACAGTGGATCGTGCGTTCGATGAACCTGAATACGCCGGGCAAATAATCAACTCCACCGGGCCGTTGCTCCGTGACAACAACGTCCCGCTCCCCTAAATTAGTCGGCCTGAAAAAGCCCCCCGAGCTTTCTCGTCTCATCTCAAGTTAAAAAAGTAGTGAAATTTCAATGTCCGATTTCAACACCGCTGAATCCGTAGTCACCCTGTCGTCCAAAGCGGAATACGAAAACTCCATCAATCTTTCACAACACATCCCACAAGCGAAGATCATCAGCGAAATGGTGCTGGACGCGTTTCAGTCCAGCCGCGAAAGCGACCAGATCCGCGAGCTGCGCGCTGCGATCCGCCAGGCCCACGACCGCTTCGATGACGACCAGGCCTACGAGCTGATGGGCGAACTCAAGCGTCTGAAAGATGCCGAAGCCGCCGACATTGCTGCCCTCGAAGATCTGAGCAGCAAATTCCCGATCAGCCGCATCCTGTCCAGCTTCAAGGACGACCCGGCGTTCCAGGAAATCGTCTATGGTCTGGCCCTCAAGGTGCTGAACCAGACGCATCAGGCGATCAGCAACCCGAGCGGCGGCAAGAGCAAAGCCGCACGCACCAAGAAAGACGTCGAAGTGTTCAGCATCAGCAAGGACGGCATCAGCGTGACCCTGCCAATGCGCACGCCGCGTTCGCGCCTGAGCGTGGATCGTGAAGCACTGGAATTCCTCGGTTTCACTTTCGTCGGTGAAGGCGAAGAAGCCGAGCTCGAAGGCGAAACTTTCGTCGACAACGCCGGTACCGAGCACGCGATCAACCGCAAGAACATCATCACCGCGCTGCAACAGCAGACCGCGTTTGACGGTTACAGCATCGCCGCCCAGTAAACGCGGCGCTGACGAAAAAGCCCCGCTCTGAATTTCAGGCGGGGCTTTTTGTTGCGCGGCTTTTAGCGATTATGCCGACGGATGTACCGCAGCGATCATGTCGACTTCGATGGCCGCGTTTTTCGGCAACTGATAGACACCAACGGTTGTGCGTGTATGGCGGCCAGCATCACCCAGCACATAACTGAAAACATCCGATGCACCATTGGCCACTTCGCTCAGGTCAACGAAATCCGGGGTCGACTTCACATACACCGTGACCCGCAACAACGCCCTGACCTTGTCCAGCGAACCGACTGC
The sequence above is a segment of the Pseudomonas sp. HS6 genome. Coding sequences within it:
- a CDS encoding response regulator transcription factor is translated as MEQTKRVLVVEDDLHIADLICLHLRDEQFEVVHSADGDEGMRLLQQGHWDALILDLMLPGVDGLEICRRARAMARYTPIIITSARSSELHRILGLELGADDYLAKPFSMLELVARVKALLRRVDAMARNLKMDAGSLSLDGLSIDPITRDVTLNGQRLDLTPREFDLLYFFARQPGKVFSRMDLLNAVWGYSHEGYEHTVNTHINRLRAKIEADPAQPVRILTVWGRGYKFGTSAEQP
- a CDS encoding cytochrome c biogenesis protein DipZ produces the protein MWLLVLAYLGGVLTIVSPCILPVLPFVFARTGQPFIKSGLPLLAGMALTFALIASLAAVGGGWVVQVNQYGRWLALLFVALFGLTLLLPHLAERLTRPLVSAGSRLSEAAGQDNRPRPGASFLIGVATGLLWAPCAGPILGLILTGAALQGASIATTLLLLAYAAGAATSLAAALLLGGKVFAVMKRSIGTGEWIRRGLGAAMLAGVAAIALGLDTGILARFSTASTGGLEQALVGKLSGKSPQGNGTMMAQVPAADDAANGSMMAAGGAMKMAAKAPGSLPVEGQLPALDGAVQWLNSAPLDAQALKGKVVLVDFWTYSCINCLRTLPYVKAWAEKYRDQGLVVIGVHAPEFAFERDVGNVTKAMKELGINYPVAIDNDYKIWRAFNNEYWPAHYFADAQGRIRYHHFGEGDYAESERVIQQLLREAGAKTVADGLINADAQGVQLAPDMNQVLSPETYVGYQRAEHFVPETSLVPDKDAAYKTPANLALNDWSLGGQWAVGAERATASAPASRIVYRFHARDLHLVLGPGADGKPVRFKVMIDGQAPGDAHGVDVAPDGSGRVTEQRLYQLVRQTADVKDRTFSIEFLDPGVSAYAFTFG
- the msrB gene encoding peptide-methionine (R)-S-oxide reductase MsrB, coding for MFSRRQILATGGGLGLAALLAGVLPKLSTGSALVGEAHADEIFEVTHSDSEWHALLTDEQFDVLRKEGTERAYSSPLNNEHRTGAFACAGCDLALFSSDTKFDSRTGWPSFWAPLEHAVAIRQDRSFGMTREEVHCRRCGGHLGHVFDDGPKPTGLRYCMNGLAMTFKPVAA
- a CDS encoding HAMP domain-containing sensor histidine kinase; protein product: MKLTLTQRLSLVFAVLLLACCGTSAWLQVRSSQMHELEVVQGLSRDLAQHIAHDTVLMDSNGLMPGAVRELFSQLMLVNPSVEVYLLDTEGRIVGNAAPEGRLRRQTVDLAPIRRLLNDQPLPILGDDPRSVDGRKVFSAAPLQVNGKAAGYLYVVLLSEAHDRFAERGATSAALNTALLSIGLVAFLCLIAGLTAFNLITRPLRRLTETVGQFDIDGAPQTLPAAPTPVDKFADPDEIAVLDAAFRQMQNRLGEQWRSLTRQDQERRELVANISHDLRTPLASLHGYLETLSLKDATLSPEERRRYLGIALDQSRKVGGLAQSLLELVRLEHGFVQPVLEKFSLTDLVQDIFQKFELGAEARNVVLKASFSTNLPTVCADLGLIERVLTNLFDNALRHTPPGGEIELGLKPQGPLVEITVSDTGPGIAAELREGLFLRPFNIGGARRDGGLGLRIVHRILQLHGREIQLLDVAGRGATFRFSLPVDQQNAEQWIVRSMNLNTPGK